In one Dunckerocampus dactyliophorus isolate RoL2022-P2 chromosome 9, RoL_Ddac_1.1, whole genome shotgun sequence genomic region, the following are encoded:
- the si:ch211-67e16.4 gene encoding uncharacterized protein si:ch211-67e16.4 isoform X2 gives MDISIAVSLIRGQMGAVVEQAVNGAVETVLAEMLKVVGVKFEELKAQLAHMKRDVVALQREKALKEKENDNIRAKLRYTELKLKYYRQGVEEELQHRASSSSSLVRGHPSKLSPGQTGGAGISSTGASPACSSQTLVVDDPAVRSTRECTSPQRASQHNNKAAAVFESADSLLAVSLPVSTEALESSDQDVPQENDWNVTVHDAAVAPPPAQTLTQQSSTVPPQADSSTAQVKMEEEEEEQQVICIKEEPEEEQEVMSCLLLDDQMNHGHMAQSEMSATQRLALEACQRKCSSGFSSAGPPTSCECGVSAGHLVAPHRSHAPRPPSRDGARAVDQRPQLVRRVQTTAERAAPAKPQPTARAGEDAASASAGRPGTGAQRKDQTEGGQMEGEEETTGLSQPGSDSGWRRCSLPDGFPCQGSSAAQRSSCSHFLLPQQCGHLGGHDLPLRHAVGTLAAPEGPRCRPGQSARRVVIFRHRLLPAGWPSTAERVAGGRQPLRL, from the exons ATGGACATCAGCATCGCCGTCTCCCTCATCCGGGGCCAGATGGGCGCGGTGGTGGAGCAGGCCGTCAACGGCGCTGTGGAGACGGTGCTGGCCGAGATGCTTAAAGTGGTGGGCGTGAAGTTCGAGGAGCTGAAGGCGCAGCTGGCGCACATGAAGCGGGACGTGGTGGCGCTGCAACGGGAGAAGGCcctgaaggagaaggagaatgACAACATCCGAGCCAAGCTGCGCTACACCGAGCTCAAGCTCAAGTACTACCGGCAGGGGGTGGAGGAAGAGCTGCAACACAGAGCCTCCAGCAGCTCTTCACTGGTTCGCGGCCATCCATCCAAGCTCTCTCCAGGGCAGACAGGAGGTGCTGGCATCTCCTCTACTGGAGCTTCACCAGCGTGCTCCTCTCAGACCTTGGTGGTTGATGATCCAGCAGTGAGGAGCACCCGAG AGTGCACCTCTCCTCAAAGAGCGAGCCAGCACAACAACAAAGCGGCGGCCGTGTTTGAGTCGGCCGACAGCTTGTTGGCCGTCTCGCTCCCCGTGAGCACGGAAGCCCTGGAGAGTTCAG ACCAAGACGTTCCTCAGGAGAACGACTGGAACGTCACCGTGCACGACGCCGCCGTGGCCCCGCCTCCTGCGCAGACACTGACGCAGCAGTCATCCACCGTCCCACCGCAGGCTGACAGCTCCACCGCTCAG GtgaagatggaggaggaggaggaagagcaacAGGTGATTTGTATCAAGGAGGAGCCAGAGGAAGAGCAGGAAGTCATGTCATGCCTCCTGCTGGACGATCAGATGAACCACGGCCACATGGCCCAGTCGGAG ATGTCGGCGACACAGCGGTTGGCACTTGAAGCGTGCCAGAGGAAATGCTCCTCAGGCTTCAGCTCAGCCGGACCACCGACCTCCTGTGA ATGTGGCGTCTCAGCCGGCCACCTCGTTGCCCCCCATCGCTCCCATGCCCCCCGGCCTCCCTCGAGAGATGGTGCGCGGGCCGTGGACCAAAGACCTCAGCTTGTACGAAGAGTACAAACTACGGCGGAACGAGCTGCGCCGGCGAAGCCTCAACCGACGGCGCGAGCTGGAGAAGACGCTGCCTCAGCCTCTGCTGGCCGACCTG GTACGGGAGCGCAGAGAAAAGACCAGACTGAGGGTGGCCAGATGGAGGGCGAAGAGGAAACTACAGGCTTGTCTCAACCAGGTTCAG ACTCAGGGTGGCGCCGTTGCTCTCTCCCAGACGGCTTTCCCTGTCAGGGGTCCTCAGCAGCACAGAGATCCTCGTG ttcccacttcctcctccctCAACAATGTGGTCATCTCGGCGGTCACGACCTTCCCCTTCGTCACGCCGTCGGCACCCTCGCTGCTCCTGAGGGGCCCCGATGCCGCCCAGGTCAATCAGCACGGCGTGTTGTCATCTTCCGCCACCGCCTCCTACCCGCAGGTTGGCCTAGCACAGCAGAGCGTGTCGCTGGCGGACGCCAACCCCTCCGGCTTTAG
- the si:ch211-67e16.4 gene encoding uncharacterized protein si:ch211-67e16.4 isoform X1 encodes MDISIAVSLIRGQMGAVVEQAVNGAVETVLAEMLKVVGVKFEELKAQLAHMKRDVVALQREKALKEKENDNIRAKLRYTELKLKYYRQGVEEELQHRASSSSSLVRGHPSKLSPGQTGGAGISSTGASPACSSQTLVVDDPAVRSTRECTSPQRASQHNNKAAAVFESADSLLAVSLPVSTEALESSDQDVPQENDWNVTVHDAAVAPPPAQTLTQQSSTVPPQADSSTAQVKMEEEEEEQQVICIKEEPEEEQEVMSCLLLDDQMNHGHMAQSEMSATQRLALEACQRKCSSGFSSAGPPTSYVASQPATSLPPIAPMPPGLPREMVRGPWTKDLSLYEEYKLRRNELRRRSLNRRRELEKTLPQPLLADLVRERREKTRLRVARWRAKRKLQACLNQVQTQGGAVALSQTAFPVRGPQQHRDPRVPTSSSLNNVVISAVTTFPFVTPSAPSLLLRGPDAAQVNQHGVLSSSATASYPQVGLAQQSVSLADANPSGFSGPL; translated from the exons ATGGACATCAGCATCGCCGTCTCCCTCATCCGGGGCCAGATGGGCGCGGTGGTGGAGCAGGCCGTCAACGGCGCTGTGGAGACGGTGCTGGCCGAGATGCTTAAAGTGGTGGGCGTGAAGTTCGAGGAGCTGAAGGCGCAGCTGGCGCACATGAAGCGGGACGTGGTGGCGCTGCAACGGGAGAAGGCcctgaaggagaaggagaatgACAACATCCGAGCCAAGCTGCGCTACACCGAGCTCAAGCTCAAGTACTACCGGCAGGGGGTGGAGGAAGAGCTGCAACACAGAGCCTCCAGCAGCTCTTCACTGGTTCGCGGCCATCCATCCAAGCTCTCTCCAGGGCAGACAGGAGGTGCTGGCATCTCCTCTACTGGAGCTTCACCAGCGTGCTCCTCTCAGACCTTGGTGGTTGATGATCCAGCAGTGAGGAGCACCCGAG AGTGCACCTCTCCTCAAAGAGCGAGCCAGCACAACAACAAAGCGGCGGCCGTGTTTGAGTCGGCCGACAGCTTGTTGGCCGTCTCGCTCCCCGTGAGCACGGAAGCCCTGGAGAGTTCAG ACCAAGACGTTCCTCAGGAGAACGACTGGAACGTCACCGTGCACGACGCCGCCGTGGCCCCGCCTCCTGCGCAGACACTGACGCAGCAGTCATCCACCGTCCCACCGCAGGCTGACAGCTCCACCGCTCAG GtgaagatggaggaggaggaggaagagcaacAGGTGATTTGTATCAAGGAGGAGCCAGAGGAAGAGCAGGAAGTCATGTCATGCCTCCTGCTGGACGATCAGATGAACCACGGCCACATGGCCCAGTCGGAG ATGTCGGCGACACAGCGGTTGGCACTTGAAGCGTGCCAGAGGAAATGCTCCTCAGGCTTCAGCTCAGCCGGACCACCGACCTCCT ATGTGGCGTCTCAGCCGGCCACCTCGTTGCCCCCCATCGCTCCCATGCCCCCCGGCCTCCCTCGAGAGATGGTGCGCGGGCCGTGGACCAAAGACCTCAGCTTGTACGAAGAGTACAAACTACGGCGGAACGAGCTGCGCCGGCGAAGCCTCAACCGACGGCGCGAGCTGGAGAAGACGCTGCCTCAGCCTCTGCTGGCCGACCTG GTACGGGAGCGCAGAGAAAAGACCAGACTGAGGGTGGCCAGATGGAGGGCGAAGAGGAAACTACAGGCTTGTCTCAACCAGGTTCAG ACTCAGGGTGGCGCCGTTGCTCTCTCCCAGACGGCTTTCCCTGTCAGGGGTCCTCAGCAGCACAGAGATCCTCGTG ttcccacttcctcctccctCAACAATGTGGTCATCTCGGCGGTCACGACCTTCCCCTTCGTCACGCCGTCGGCACCCTCGCTGCTCCTGAGGGGCCCCGATGCCGCCCAGGTCAATCAGCACGGCGTGTTGTCATCTTCCGCCACCGCCTCCTACCCGCAGGTTGGCCTAGCACAGCAGAGCGTGTCGCTGGCGGACGCCAACCCCTCCGGCTTTAGCGGTCCCTTGTGA